The Nitrospirota bacterium genome window below encodes:
- a CDS encoding amidohydrolase family protein, with translation MRRWIFSSAAALLVAAYWLLAESPATYPRQTILVRGAQIFIGNSTEFSRGDLLIRDGRIVPAGEFKADATTRILDGGRLFVTPGLVDGHTHMMRAGLCSGDEGVGWENVRQIPMNFDVALSYGETTVVDLGGPLYGSVALRDRLQSEVEAGKDWPRYIVAGPILTAPEGYPFDWLDPNLAEELVVAIGLDSSDHARTTVRRIKNAGANLVKIAAMELAYNERPLKIMDQDVFSAAVDEAKKQGLRVFVHAHSPEGYRRALTAGAPVIAHSSFLPLPEEIVRQAARNRVIVIPTLWVFAAFGEALENSGLVAELQPQVLPHFYGRLLDFDRRMKLPGNDIPGDFLPGLKKSRLETAMATARQNLYELWKAGVELGFGTDTSFCYGLHGSAGREMLEMQKAGLPAGVVLQAATRGSARALGRDDLGGLTPGVLADALILTEDPLADLGTVARPAAVIRDGRIVRCDSGKLVDFCPAGARSGPLIPGVLKTLGIGWELLRSIYL, from the coding sequence ATGAGGCGCTGGATCTTTTCGTCTGCTGCGGCCTTGCTGGTGGCGGCCTATTGGCTGCTTGCTGAATCCCCGGCAACCTACCCGCGGCAAACGATTCTGGTCAGAGGGGCGCAAATCTTCATCGGCAACTCGACCGAGTTTTCTCGCGGCGACCTGCTCATCCGCGACGGCAGAATTGTGCCGGCCGGCGAGTTCAAGGCCGACGCGACAACCCGTATCCTGGACGGCGGCAGGTTGTTCGTGACTCCCGGCCTGGTCGATGGGCATACCCACATGATGAGAGCCGGCCTGTGCAGCGGAGACGAGGGGGTGGGCTGGGAGAACGTGCGCCAGATCCCGATGAATTTCGATGTGGCGCTCAGCTACGGCGAGACGACGGTGGTCGATCTCGGCGGACCGCTATATGGGAGTGTCGCTCTTCGCGACCGGCTGCAAAGTGAGGTGGAGGCCGGGAAAGATTGGCCACGCTACATTGTCGCCGGCCCGATCCTGACCGCGCCGGAAGGATATCCCTTTGATTGGCTGGACCCTAATCTGGCGGAGGAACTGGTTGTGGCTATTGGCCTGGATTCGTCGGACCATGCTCGCACCACCGTCCGACGCATCAAGAACGCCGGCGCCAACCTGGTAAAGATCGCGGCTATGGAGCTTGCCTACAACGAACGCCCCCTCAAGATCATGGATCAGGACGTCTTCAGCGCAGCAGTAGATGAGGCCAAGAAGCAGGGCCTGCGGGTCTTCGTGCATGCCCATTCCCCCGAGGGGTATCGTCGCGCTCTGACGGCAGGCGCACCCGTCATCGCGCACAGCTCTTTCTTGCCGTTGCCTGAAGAAATTGTTCGACAGGCCGCGCGCAACCGGGTCATAGTCATTCCCACCCTCTGGGTGTTTGCGGCGTTCGGCGAGGCGCTCGAAAATAGCGGGCTGGTGGCCGAACTCCAGCCACAAGTCCTACCCCACTTCTACGGCAGGTTGCTGGATTTCGACCGCCGGATGAAACTGCCGGGCAATGACATCCCGGGAGATTTCCTGCCAGGATTGAAAAAATCCCGCCTTGAAACGGCCATGGCCACGGCGCGTCAAAACCTCTACGAACTGTGGAAAGCGGGCGTCGAGCTGGGTTTTGGTACGGATACTTCTTTTTGCTACGGCTTGCACGGCTCGGCCGGTCGCGAAATGCTGGAAATGCAGAAAGCGGGTTTGCCGGCTGGTGTGGTTTTGCAGGCGGCCACCCGCGGCAGCGCGCGCGCCTTGGGCAGGGATGACCTGGGGGGGCTCACACCGGGCGTGCTGGCCGACGCGCTGATCTTGACCGAAGACCCTCTGGCCGACCTGGGCACGGTAGCTCGCCCGGCAGCGGTTATCAGAGATGGGCGCATCGTTCGTTGCGATTCCGGAAAATTGGTCGATTTCTGTCCGGCGGGGGCAAGGTCAGGTCCGCTGATCCCAGGTGTCTTGAAGACGCTGGGTATCGGTTGGGAATTGTTGAGATCGATCTACCTGTGA
- a CDS encoding carboxypeptidase regulatory-like domain-containing protein gives MKHWPHVRWSHPALTLLLVAATPFAVSAGGIRGSVTDSAGAPVPGALVTATVTERAEHHTVYSDGEGRFALLLPTVGTIQMRARSQGFTDAGTEPVKLSSQPIIRPFVLKPVSPADRAALAPASAWYRNVRFPTPKLQAEFAIQCGMCHQQGNLFTRIPRAEADWTRVLDQMAAMGGVVTKELRNQIPKVLNSTYTSLPPESVRSPAIPSGPLAGVEITEWDIGATTSMPHDAIVGSDGRIYSVDMLGDNLFRLDPVTGERRRWSIPPEGAPPGGLMGTIAQRGFGAFRAAPRLGPHSLQEDSAGRIWITLSFWKGLVRFDPKTESFTHVHQGPSGRYPHTLRFDRDGRLWYTLAVSNQVGLVLPGRDTAKLINLPTRDLLQKFFMRTIRFWMKIGQRFPMKVTPVNDPELMPIAYGLDVAPDGGIWFSQFNNRRIGRIDPATKRIDTFDTPFYGPRRLRVGADGIVWIPAYVDGALARFDPSTKKFKAFPLPSPGDFPYALNISTRSGNIWICGANSDTLIRFEPRTEAFTSYPLPTRVTFCRDIDFDEQGNVWTSNSNLPAWHVEGQQPRIIRLSVPGGA, from the coding sequence ATGAAGCACTGGCCGCACGTTCGATGGTCCCATCCCGCCCTGACACTGCTCCTTGTCGCAGCCACCCCCTTCGCCGTCTCCGCTGGCGGTATCCGCGGTAGCGTCACCGATTCGGCGGGCGCGCCGGTACCGGGCGCTCTTGTAACGGCAACCGTCACCGAACGGGCCGAGCACCATACGGTCTATTCCGACGGCGAGGGGCGCTTCGCTCTCCTCCTTCCCACCGTCGGAACGATCCAGATGCGGGCGCGATCTCAAGGATTCACCGACGCCGGCACGGAGCCGGTGAAGCTTTCGAGTCAGCCCATTATCAGACCCTTCGTGCTGAAACCGGTGTCGCCCGCGGATCGCGCCGCCCTCGCGCCGGCCAGCGCATGGTATCGCAACGTCCGATTTCCAACGCCCAAGCTCCAAGCCGAGTTCGCCATCCAATGCGGCATGTGCCATCAGCAGGGAAATCTCTTCACGCGCATCCCGCGGGCGGAGGCGGATTGGACCCGTGTGCTCGACCAGATGGCAGCGATGGGCGGTGTGGTCACGAAGGAACTGCGGAATCAGATTCCGAAAGTCCTGAACAGCACCTACACAAGTCTCCCGCCGGAAAGCGTTCGGTCCCCGGCGATTCCTTCAGGCCCCCTGGCCGGAGTCGAGATCACCGAGTGGGACATCGGAGCAACCACTTCCATGCCCCATGACGCCATCGTGGGATCCGATGGCAGAATCTATTCTGTCGACATGCTGGGGGACAACCTATTTCGGCTAGACCCTGTGACCGGCGAACGGCGGCGATGGTCCATTCCGCCGGAAGGCGCGCCGCCCGGCGGACTCATGGGTACCATCGCTCAACGAGGGTTCGGCGCATTCCGGGCCGCGCCCCGACTCGGGCCTCACAGCCTTCAGGAAGATTCCGCCGGACGGATCTGGATCACGCTCAGTTTCTGGAAGGGCCTGGTCCGTTTCGATCCCAAAACCGAATCGTTCACCCATGTCCACCAGGGGCCAAGCGGCCGGTACCCGCACACTCTCCGCTTCGACCGGGACGGACGTCTATGGTACACGCTGGCCGTGTCGAATCAGGTGGGACTGGTTCTGCCCGGTCGGGACACCGCCAAACTCATCAACCTCCCCACGCGCGATCTCCTCCAGAAGTTCTTCATGCGCACGATCCGGTTCTGGATGAAGATCGGGCAACGTTTCCCCATGAAAGTCACTCCGGTGAATGATCCGGAGCTGATGCCCATTGCCTACGGGTTGGACGTGGCCCCGGATGGTGGGATCTGGTTCAGCCAGTTCAACAATCGCCGAATCGGACGAATCGATCCTGCTACCAAGCGAATCGATACGTTCGATACACCCTTCTACGGTCCGCGGCGCCTGCGCGTCGGAGCGGACGGTATCGTCTGGATCCCCGCATACGTCGACGGCGCACTCGCACGGTTCGATCCCTCCACGAAGAAGTTCAAGGCCTTTCCCCTGCCCTCACCCGGGGATTTCCCCTACGCACTCAACATCTCCACCCGATCCGGAAACATCTGGATCTGCGGAGCGAACAGCGACACCCTCATCCGATTCGAACCGCGAACCGAGGCCTTCACTTCCTATCCTCTTCCCACGCGTGTCACGTTTTGCCGCGACATCGACTTCGACGAGCAAGGAAACGTGTGGACGAGCAATTCAAACCTCCCCGCGTGGCACGTGGAGGGACAGCAACCTAGAATTATCCGCCTCTCCGTTCCCGGAGGCGCCTAA
- a CDS encoding M6 family metalloprotease domain-containing protein yields the protein MFTALTGLRLARLLMAAMSSAVFLSLPAFSVAREYPSHLKKRFEGRPGGKGFGRALHGWRESVIKGGILKSPSRVGRLPTGKFTIRVPVFLMYYAGEKPDWDKFNIESMLFGSWPTGSLRDAYLEYTYGRLMVQGDVVDWFDLTRERAFFEQTPHKDDQNRPCTGLCPDLPGGAAEMVKQTLDRWDAKVDFSQYDNDGSDGIPNSGDDDGFVDTVFFIHGGRGGECGGTDVFSHYFQYSGWFDGRPYNTNDPSARGGDIRIDDYVMQPAMSCSSGKRVEVGVFAHEFGHALGLPDLYDTGTDGTTSGGAGEWELMSSGGYGGDRRSPERPSHLSAWSKMYVGLIEPITLPRCLSGVTLPPIERQPVAYKIPIVDQEYFLIECRLKTGFDEKLPGQGLLIWHADDKVCAERYEDNTVNDDENHPCLRLVEADGRYDLRGAGSRAGSSDPFPGSKEATQWTCATKPGSKGYDDECRGIYITDVGAPDENGCPIAWTELLNPTADSDLGHMTTQPQLNLDFSRAVPISEDPDAAPPLTFNPEASFTLGLSTDGTRLTVSPALAKKTSYDLLSAPDFKDECGGGILPFRLSLDTLAKDDPGWTWGCASVAFGRSTPDLSWVVMMAWILILRGRAGRPRPQ from the coding sequence ATGTTTACGGCCTTGACAGGACTCCGTCTCGCCCGACTTCTCATGGCGGCCATGTCGTCGGCGGTTTTCCTTTCCCTTCCGGCTTTCTCGGTGGCGCGGGAATACCCTTCTCATTTGAAGAAAAGATTTGAGGGCCGCCCCGGTGGCAAGGGATTCGGTCGGGCGCTGCACGGATGGCGGGAATCGGTTATCAAGGGAGGAATTCTGAAATCCCCCAGCCGGGTCGGGCGACTGCCGACGGGGAAATTCACGATTCGAGTTCCCGTGTTCCTGATGTACTACGCCGGCGAGAAGCCGGATTGGGACAAGTTCAACATTGAATCCATGCTTTTCGGATCCTGGCCCACCGGAAGTCTGCGTGATGCCTATCTGGAATACACGTATGGGCGGCTCATGGTGCAGGGCGACGTGGTGGATTGGTTCGATCTCACACGGGAACGTGCTTTCTTCGAACAGACTCCCCATAAGGACGATCAAAACCGGCCCTGTACAGGTCTGTGTCCAGATCTGCCCGGCGGAGCCGCCGAAATGGTCAAGCAGACCCTGGATCGATGGGACGCGAAGGTCGATTTTTCGCAATACGACAATGACGGATCGGACGGCATTCCCAACTCGGGGGACGACGACGGTTTCGTCGACACCGTCTTTTTCATTCACGGTGGAAGAGGAGGGGAATGCGGCGGGACGGATGTCTTTTCGCACTACTTTCAGTACTCCGGCTGGTTCGACGGGCGGCCGTACAACACCAACGATCCCTCTGCCCGGGGGGGGGACATTCGAATCGACGACTATGTCATGCAGCCGGCGATGTCGTGCTCGTCGGGAAAGAGGGTCGAGGTCGGGGTATTCGCACACGAGTTCGGCCACGCTCTCGGCCTGCCGGACCTGTACGACACCGGAACCGACGGCACCACCAGCGGCGGCGCCGGTGAATGGGAACTCATGAGCAGCGGAGGATACGGCGGAGATCGGCGCTCGCCCGAGCGTCCTTCACATCTGTCCGCCTGGAGCAAAATGTATGTGGGCCTCATCGAGCCGATCACGCTTCCGCGCTGCCTGTCCGGCGTTACGCTGCCTCCCATCGAAAGGCAGCCGGTCGCCTACAAGATCCCGATTGTTGACCAGGAGTATTTTCTCATCGAATGCCGCCTCAAGACCGGATTCGACGAGAAGCTTCCCGGGCAGGGTCTTCTTATCTGGCATGCCGATGACAAAGTGTGCGCGGAGCGATACGAGGACAACACCGTGAACGACGATGAGAACCACCCGTGCTTAAGGCTTGTTGAGGCAGACGGGAGGTACGACCTGCGCGGGGCCGGCAGCCGAGCCGGTTCCAGTGATCCGTTCCCTGGGTCGAAGGAAGCAACCCAGTGGACCTGCGCAACCAAGCCGGGATCGAAGGGATACGATGATGAATGCCGGGGAATTTACATTACCGACGTGGGCGCGCCCGATGAAAACGGCTGTCCCATCGCGTGGACGGAGCTCCTGAATCCGACTGCGGACAGCGATCTCGGCCACATGACGACCCAGCCTCAGCTCAATCTCGATTTCAGCAGAGCGGTGCCGATCAGCGAGGATCCCGACGCCGCGCCGCCGCTGACATTCAACCCCGAGGCCTCTTTCACATTGGGCCTCTCAACGGATGGGACGCGCCTGACAGTGTCTCCGGCCCTGGCGAAGAAGACATCGTACGACCTTCTCTCCGCGCCCGATTTCAAAGACGAATGCGGCGGGGGGATTCTTCCGTTCCGCTTGTCCCTGGATACCCTTGCAAAGGACGATCCCGGATGGACATGGGGCTGCGCAAGCGTAGCTTTCGGCCGCTCGACCCCGGATCTCTCCTGGGTCGTGATGATGGCCTGGATTCTGATTCTCAGAGGCCGAGCGGGGAGGCCGCGTCCACAGTGA
- a CDS encoding cellulase family glycosylhydrolase yields the protein MLRKNLWLAAIVILSFSCSKKPVFESRPMPRVHTDLNYIKDENGRYVYLHGVNLSGSTKFPSNDDPCFVRTGVKCTKPLSEMPTYEDKPFPLDQADKNFALMRKLGFNSIRLLVNWEGIQPVSADSVDERYLDYLAKIVEKANEYRIYVLMDMHQDIFSRHLISYYNDIDSAKDLVKGLSFFLPPGIPPDLLTTAVAFLPPYNNATRGDGAPRWAVKAILPEKDMDSPAWGTARMLGNLSDPAFVASANSIIKKFGGFDLDIGGLLGFITPLLPKYPFEVNETPDMLPWTNWGVNGALSVDVQRSFAALLAGKAAFPNLMVNGENIEDYLQNAYTRSWVEVVRRVKDYPNVIGYDIINEPIGAFIVLTAGAIYMNVGSLDAVKKFLESVFSDAKLAEDFTQLLSGARLLPPDTSPETRRKWGYEFVDMLGVIGLNLGFEQAHMTPFYEKVGKAIQDEDPNAVIWIEPAMGLETVLGMLTGGGSGEGLFTINPTRPEGLNQVVYAPHWYPDIYPLPGFNSAPRDFKPEEQRFRDYRPLIEGVISRASHSLGNIPVVVGEFGTYYNYGGINKSVESDYAVAKEILDNYYEAFESMLLNHIQWCWSSENTFERGDGWNSEDFSVVDPSLNPRSQEAYSRPHPTFLSGKPVSMRFNSGLHYFDPDKGVVNAEGEFELKFESKETTSPTEIFIPYELYYPDGYYVWLSDGYAVYDHENTTLLYFPTADEPGTVHTVRIRPPLKGQENLGWSYFFKGSKVVNGRGLGEWK from the coding sequence GTGCTTCGGAAGAATCTTTGGCTGGCCGCGATCGTCATCCTGTCCTTCTCCTGCTCGAAGAAACCGGTCTTCGAGAGCCGGCCGATGCCGCGGGTTCACACGGACTTGAACTACATCAAAGATGAGAACGGACGGTACGTTTATCTGCACGGCGTCAACCTGAGCGGGAGCACGAAATTTCCGTCCAACGACGACCCGTGCTTCGTGAGGACAGGCGTGAAATGCACGAAACCTTTGAGCGAGATGCCGACCTATGAGGACAAACCTTTCCCCCTCGATCAAGCGGACAAGAATTTCGCGCTCATGCGCAAACTCGGTTTCAACTCGATCCGCCTTCTCGTGAATTGGGAAGGCATCCAGCCCGTGTCGGCGGATTCCGTGGATGAAAGGTACCTCGACTATCTGGCGAAAATCGTGGAGAAGGCCAACGAGTACCGCATCTACGTGCTGATGGACATGCACCAGGATATTTTCAGCCGCCACCTCATCTCCTACTACAATGATATCGACTCTGCGAAAGACCTCGTGAAGGGTCTATCCTTCTTCCTCCCACCGGGAATTCCCCCCGACCTCCTCACCACGGCGGTGGCCTTCCTGCCGCCGTACAACAACGCGACTCGCGGCGACGGCGCCCCCCGATGGGCCGTCAAGGCCATCCTGCCTGAGAAGGACATGGATTCTCCCGCGTGGGGAACGGCGCGCATGCTGGGCAACTTGAGCGATCCGGCCTTCGTGGCTTCCGCCAATTCGATCATCAAGAAATTCGGCGGTTTCGATCTCGACATCGGTGGCCTGCTCGGTTTCATCACTCCCCTGCTTCCCAAATACCCCTTCGAGGTGAACGAGACGCCGGACATGCTGCCGTGGACCAATTGGGGGGTGAACGGTGCCCTCTCGGTGGATGTTCAGCGGAGCTTTGCCGCGCTCCTCGCCGGAAAGGCGGCTTTTCCAAACTTGATGGTGAACGGCGAGAATATCGAGGACTACCTTCAGAACGCCTACACGCGCTCGTGGGTGGAGGTGGTCCGGCGGGTGAAGGACTATCCCAACGTAATCGGATACGACATCATCAACGAACCCATTGGCGCGTTCATCGTGCTCACGGCGGGGGCCATCTATATGAACGTGGGCAGCCTCGACGCCGTGAAGAAGTTCCTCGAATCGGTCTTTTCGGACGCCAAACTGGCCGAGGATTTTACACAGCTCCTTTCCGGGGCCCGGCTGCTGCCTCCCGATACGTCTCCGGAGACACGCCGGAAGTGGGGTTACGAATTTGTCGACATGCTCGGCGTCATCGGCCTGAACCTCGGGTTCGAACAGGCTCACATGACCCCTTTCTACGAGAAGGTCGGCAAGGCCATTCAGGATGAAGATCCGAACGCCGTGATCTGGATCGAGCCGGCGATGGGACTGGAAACGGTCCTCGGCATGTTGACTGGCGGCGGGAGCGGCGAAGGGTTGTTCACAATCAATCCCACGCGACCGGAAGGACTGAACCAAGTGGTTTATGCGCCGCATTGGTATCCGGATATTTACCCTCTGCCCGGTTTCAATTCCGCGCCGCGGGATTTCAAGCCGGAGGAACAGCGGTTCCGCGACTACCGGCCTCTCATCGAGGGCGTGATCTCCCGCGCGTCCCATTCGCTTGGAAACATTCCCGTGGTCGTCGGCGAATTCGGCACGTACTACAACTACGGCGGCATCAACAAGTCCGTGGAATCCGACTATGCCGTAGCGAAGGAAATCCTCGACAACTACTACGAGGCGTTCGAGTCGATGCTTCTCAACCACATCCAGTGGTGCTGGTCCTCCGAGAATACGTTTGAGCGGGGCGACGGCTGGAACAGCGAGGATTTTTCCGTGGTGGATCCGAGCCTCAATCCGAGATCGCAGGAAGCCTACAGCCGCCCCCATCCCACGTTCCTGAGCGGGAAGCCCGTCTCGATGCGGTTCAATTCCGGATTGCACTATTTCGACCCGGACAAGGGCGTGGTCAACGCGGAGGGTGAGTTCGAACTGAAATTCGAGAGCAAGGAAACGACGTCTCCCACGGAAATCTTCATCCCCTATGAACTTTATTACCCCGATGGGTATTACGTGTGGTTGTCCGATGGATACGCCGTGTACGACCACGAGAATACGACGCTCCTGTACTTCCCCACGGCGGACGAGCCGGGGACCGTGCACACGGTGCGAATTCGTCCGCCCCTCAAAGGCCAGGAGAATCTCGGTTGGAGCTACTTCTTCAAAGGCAGCAAAGTCGTGAACGGCAGGGGACTGGGCGAATGGAAATGA
- a CDS encoding cellulase family glycosylhydrolase produces the protein MIAEWKTPFSNGIGPLLAAGLVAGMVSCSDGERRAGDAARPSAEDHSWRFIRDDEGRALILHGTNISNSSKVDRHPRVTQEAVMRLSRDWGFNFVRYLIFWAKIEPEAGVYDDLFLDEVGERLDWFAEAGIQVVLDMHQDLWGPSLNRCFPEEIYNGAPSWATIIDSRPYESHCSVNWGLDYFSPDISRAFDNFWDYEKHPELQDQYAAMWVHVVQRLKDHPAVLGYDLMNEPWHGTDFGREREFDETKMHGFIQRMIMAIRAADNDSWIFLEPRAGMINQGRASYLPPFVDPRSGPPHLVYFPHMYLVSVDSGAYRSGVSDFADWFDNRRAEVEILRTPLAVGEWSPNGNPVFLHDLLKGLDDMTSGWAQYQYEGVFGSENDGMRRVYPQRVAGTPHSWYYDPSSREFSLRFDGDRDISAPTVIYVPAKVHFPEGWELRVDGIDPSRYRFEWDEPTETLSLRFLAGAPRERIVRIGPKAGDVKN, from the coding sequence ATGATAGCGGAATGGAAGACACCCTTCTCGAACGGCATCGGGCCGCTGCTGGCGGCCGGGCTCGTCGCCGGAATGGTCTCCTGCTCGGACGGCGAGCGTCGAGCAGGAGACGCTGCTCGTCCGTCCGCGGAAGACCATTCCTGGCGATTCATTAGAGACGACGAGGGACGCGCCCTCATCCTGCACGGAACCAACATCTCCAATTCCAGCAAGGTCGACCGGCACCCCAGGGTGACGCAGGAGGCCGTGATGAGGCTCTCACGGGATTGGGGATTTAATTTTGTCCGGTATTTGATTTTCTGGGCCAAGATCGAACCGGAGGCCGGCGTCTACGATGATCTTTTTCTGGATGAGGTCGGGGAACGTCTGGACTGGTTCGCCGAAGCCGGGATCCAAGTGGTGCTCGATATGCACCAAGACCTCTGGGGGCCCTCTCTCAACCGCTGTTTCCCGGAGGAGATTTACAACGGCGCCCCCTCTTGGGCGACGATCATCGACAGCCGGCCGTACGAATCCCATTGCAGCGTGAACTGGGGCCTGGACTACTTCTCGCCGGATATCTCCCGTGCCTTCGACAATTTCTGGGATTACGAGAAGCATCCCGAGTTGCAGGATCAATACGCCGCCATGTGGGTGCACGTAGTTCAACGGCTCAAGGATCATCCCGCCGTCCTCGGCTATGATCTTATGAACGAACCCTGGCACGGAACGGACTTCGGCCGGGAGAGGGAATTCGACGAAACCAAAATGCATGGATTCATCCAACGGATGATCATGGCCATCCGCGCCGCCGACAATGATTCATGGATCTTCCTCGAACCCCGGGCGGGCATGATCAATCAGGGCCGGGCTTCCTACCTCCCGCCCTTTGTGGATCCGCGATCGGGGCCGCCACACCTCGTCTATTTCCCGCACATGTACCTCGTTTCGGTTGACTCCGGCGCGTATCGCTCCGGTGTTTCAGACTTCGCGGATTGGTTCGACAACCGGCGGGCCGAGGTCGAAATCCTGAGAACTCCCCTGGCCGTGGGCGAGTGGAGTCCCAACGGCAATCCGGTATTCCTGCACGACCTCCTCAAGGGTTTGGATGACATGACGTCCGGTTGGGCCCAGTACCAATACGAAGGCGTCTTCGGGTCCGAAAACGACGGCATGCGCCGCGTGTATCCTCAACGTGTGGCCGGCACTCCCCATTCCTGGTATTACGATCCATCCAGCCGCGAGTTCTCTCTGAGATTCGACGGCGATCGTGATATTTCCGCGCCGACCGTGATCTATGTGCCCGCGAAGGTTCATTTCCCGGAGGGTTGGGAGCTCCGAGTCGACGGCATCGATCCCTCCCGCTATCGGTTCGAATGGGACGAGCCAACCGAGACGCTTTCCCTGCGGTTCCTGGCCGGCGCGCCACGGGAGCGAATCGTGCGGATAGGGCCGAAGGCCGGCGATGTGAAGAATTGA
- a CDS encoding alpha/beta fold hydrolase — translation MRKGPALGYEPSHAVGKAHATKVDGNSIAWAETGRGKPLLLIHGVMDSHRTWRRLAPLLARRFRVLMPDLPGHGYSGRPDAPYTLAWYSKTLSAWMEAIGVRRAHVCGHSFGGGIAQWMLLEDRRRVDRLALVSSGGLGREVSFGLRVSSFPGLGPLLTPLVLRLGLPLAQRITPGAFGHNEPDEIERLVRMCRIPGSDRAFNRTVTGVINILGQHVQSFSRAGEIKSLPPMALFWGDKDPILPISHAHAACRRLEHSTLSVYPGVGHYPHLDEPNRLAAELGTFLTDPKRRCARLRMGDFR, via the coding sequence ATGAGAAAAGGCCCTGCCCTCGGATACGAACCTTCCCACGCGGTCGGAAAAGCGCATGCCACCAAGGTCGATGGAAATTCAATCGCGTGGGCCGAAACGGGGCGAGGGAAACCCCTCCTGTTGATCCATGGGGTGATGGATTCGCATCGTACCTGGCGCCGGCTTGCCCCGCTGCTCGCGAGGCGCTTCCGGGTTCTCATGCCGGATCTTCCCGGACACGGGTATTCCGGCCGTCCCGATGCACCCTACACACTGGCCTGGTACTCCAAAACCCTCAGCGCCTGGATGGAGGCGATTGGAGTCCGCCGCGCCCACGTTTGCGGACACTCCTTTGGAGGCGGAATCGCCCAGTGGATGCTCCTGGAGGACAGGAGGAGAGTGGATCGGCTGGCTTTGGTATCGTCCGGGGGCCTCGGACGAGAAGTCAGTTTCGGATTGCGCGTATCAAGCTTCCCCGGACTCGGTCCGCTATTGACGCCCCTCGTCTTGCGCCTGGGTTTGCCTCTCGCCCAGCGGATCACTCCGGGCGCTTTCGGCCATAACGAGCCTGATGAGATCGAACGACTCGTGAGGATGTGCCGCATTCCAGGCAGCGACCGGGCGTTCAATCGAACCGTCACGGGCGTCATCAACATCCTCGGACAACACGTCCAGTCCTTCTCGCGCGCAGGGGAGATCAAATCGCTCCCGCCCATGGCCTTGTTTTGGGGCGACAAGGACCCGATCTTGCCGATCTCCCACGCCCACGCCGCCTGCCGTCGATTGGAGCATTCCACCCTTTCGGTCTACCCCGGCGTCGGCCACTACCCTCATCTGGATGAACCCAACCGATTGGCGGCGGAACTGGGCACGTTCTTGACGGATCCGAAACGCCGGTGCGCACGCCTGAGGATGGGCGATTTCCGTTGA